One Saccharomyces kudriavzevii IFO 1802 strain IFO1802 genome assembly, chromosome: 7 DNA segment encodes these proteins:
- the PMC1 gene encoding calcium-transporting ATPase PMC1 (similar to Saccharomyces cerevisiae PMC1 (YGL006W); ancestral locus Anc_4.117), with the protein MSRQDENSALLADNANNHLSYTGNQNGCQDNFKLSKSQLSDLHNPKSIGSFIKLFGNGTDNFFKYLKTDKSAGISLPGKTDYRKTSRYKHYGDNSLPERIPKSFLQLVRAAFNDKTMQLLTVAAIVSFVLGLYELWVQPPQYDPEGNKINQVDWIEGVAIMIAVFVVVLVSAANDYQKELQFAKLNKKKEDRKIIVIRNDQEILVSIHHVLVGDIISLQTGDVVPADCVMISGKCEADESSITGESNTIHKFPIANSLKDFTKYNSGDSHSQKKPLDIGDVSEDDNKVADCMLISGSRILSGLGRGIVTSVGINSVYGQTMTSLNAEPESTPLQLHLSQLADNISVYGCVAAIILFLVLFIRYLFYIIPEKGRFHDLDPAQKGSKFMNIFITSITVIVVAVPEGLPLAVTLALAFATTRMTQDGNLVRVLRSCETMGSATAVCSDKTGTLTENVMNVVRGFLGNSKFDDNKGLPVSEQKRLNSRKVFEEKCSPSLRTDLLANIVLNSTAFENRDFKRKNEDRSSVNKKSPERSSFYARCKSKMSFLKRSKKHDDGDQLFESVNEGKQEPFIGSKTETALLIMARLSLGLQVGELQNWRDQPAEKFGIEKIVQTIPFESSRKWAGLVVKYKDSEGKKPFYRLFVKGAAEIVFKKCSYKRNSDDSLKEIDVEAKKQIDGEIKNLASDALRAISVAHRDFYELENWPPEQLRDKDSSNLAAPDLLFTNQDIEKGLILDGILGIQDPLRAGVKESVHQCQRAGVTVRMVTGDNILTAKAIARNCGILSTDVTSEAYSAMEGTEFRKLTKNERIRILPNLRVLARSSPEDKRLLVETLKGMGDVVAVTGDGTNDAPALKLADVGFSMGISGTEVAREASDIILMTDDFSAIVNAIKWGRCVSVSIKKFIQFQLIVNITAVILTFVSSVASSDETSVLTAVQLLWINLIMDTLAALALATDKPDPNIMDRKPKGRLTSLISVSTWKMILSQATLQLIVTFILHFYGPNLFFDKYEDEITSHQQQQLNAMTFNTFVWLQFFTMLVSRKLDEGDGISNWRDRISAANLNFFQDLGRNYYFLTIMAIIGGCQVIIMFFGGAPFSIARQTKSMWITAVLCGMLSLVMGVLVRMCPDEVALKLFPDTFVQKFKYIFGLEFLRRKHLGKHDDEEALVDEADTPESTAFY; encoded by the coding sequence ATGTCCAGACAAGACGAAAATTCCGCTTTATTGGCAGACAATGCGAACAACCATCTATCGTATACGGGAAATCAGAATGGATGCCAAGATAATTTCaagctttcaaaaagtcAGCTTTCCGATCTTCATAATCCCAAATCAATAGGATCGTTTATAAAATTATTCGGCAATGGGACCGAcaactttttcaagtaCTTAAAAACAGATAAAAGTGCAGGTATTTCTCTTCCAGGAAAAACTGACTATCGCAAGACAAGCCGCTATAAGCACTACGGTGATAATTCTCTTCCTGAAAGAATACCTAAGTCGTTTTTGCAGTTAGTACGGGCTGCCTTCAATGATAAAACAATGCAGCTATTGACAGTGGCCGCCATTGTTTCCTTTGTTTTGGGTCTATATGAATTATGGGTACAACCTCCGCAGTATGATCCCGAAGGTAACAAAatcaaccaagttgactGGATAGAGGGTGTTGCTATCATGATAGCTGTCTTTGTAGTAGTCTTAGTGAGTGCCGCCAACGATTACCAAAAGGAATTACAATTTGCGAAGCtgaataagaaaaaggaagaccGTAAGATTATAGTCATAAGAAATGATCAGGAAATACTGGTTTCTATTCACCATGTTTTGGTTGGTGATATCATTTCATTGCAAACCGGTGATGTTGTCCCCGCTGATTGCGTTATGATATCAGGCAAATGCGAAGCAGATGAATCCTCCATCACTGGTGAGTCTAACACAATACATAAATTTCCAATTGCAAActcattgaaagatttcACAAAATACAATTCCGGTGACAGTCACtcacaaaaaaaaccatTGGATATAGGTGACGTTTCCGAAGACGATAACAAAGTTGCCGATTGTATGCTAATCTCTGGTTCGAGAATTCTATCTGGCTTGGGCAGAGGTATCGTCACTTCTGTGGGTATAAACTCAGTTTATGGACAAACAATGACTTCACTGAATGCGGAACCTGAAAGTACACCATTACAATTACATTTGAGTCAATTGGCTGATAATATTTCTGTTTACGGTTGTGTGGCTGCTATAATCCTTTTCTTGGTCCTTTTCATCAGATACTTGTTTTATATAATCCCTGAGAAAGGCAGATTTCACGATTTAGATCCTGCTCAAAAGGGTTCTAAATTcatgaatattttcatcactTCCATCACAGTTATTGTGGTGGCTGTTCCAGAAGGTTTGCCATTAGCAGTTACTTTAGCTCTAGCATTCGCGACAACAAGAATGACTCAAGATGGTAACTTGGTGAGAGTTTTAAGAAGCTGTGAAACTATGGGATCTGCTACCGCAGTATGTTCCGATAAAACTGGTACTTTGACGGAGAATGTCATGAACGTCGTCCGTGGCTTCTTGGGCAATtctaaattcgatgataATAAGGGTTTACCTGTAAGCGAACAAAAAAGGCTGAATTCCAGAAAAGTGTTCGAGGAAAAGTGTTCGCCATCTTTGAGGACTGATTTATTAGCTAATATTGTTTTGAATTCAACGGCCTTTGAAAACAGGGATTTCAAGaggaaaaatgaagatagaAGCAGCGTCAACAAAAAGTCCCCGGAAAGGTCCAGTTTTTACGCCAGGTGTAAATCTAAAATGTCCTTCCTTAAAAGGAGCAAGAAGCATGATGACGGAGATCAGTTATTTGAAAGTGTCAACGAGGGAAAACAAGAACCGTTTATCGGCTCCAAAACCGAAACAGCTTTACTCATTATGGCGAGATTGTCTTTAGGTTTGCAAGTTGGAGAATTGCAAAATTGGAGAGACCAACCGGCGGAAAAGTTCGGTATCGAAAAAATTGTCCAGACTATTCCATTTGAAAGTTCACGCAAGTGGGCTGGCTTAGTCGTGAAGTACAAAGACAGTGAAGGTAAAAAGCCATTTTATAGATTATTTGTTAAAGGTGCCGCGGaaattgttttcaaaaaatgttcaTACAAGAGAAACTCAGATGactctttgaaagaaatcgaCGTAGAAgccaaaaaacaaattgacggtgaaatcaaaaatctgGCGTCCGATGCTCTCAGGGCGATTAGCGTTGCCCATAGAGATTTCTACGAACTTGAAAACTGGCCTCCTGAGCAATTGCGTGATAAAGACTCATCGAACCTGGCTGCACCGGATCTACTATTTACCAACCAAGACATCGAAAAGGGTTTGATTCTGGATGGCATACTCGGTATTCAAGACCCCTTACGTGCAGGTGTCAAGGAATCTGTTCATCAATGTCAACGGGCTGGTGTAACTGTACGTATGGTTACCGGTGATAATATATTAACAGCAAAGGCCATTGCGAGAAACTGTGGCATTCTTTCCACCGACGTGACGTCTGAAGCTTATTCTGCCATGGAAGGCACTGAATTCAGAAAGTTGACTAAAAATGAACGTATAAGAATTCTGCCAAATTTAAGAGTCTTGGCAAGGTCGTCACCAGAGGATAAGAGGTTATTGGTAGAAACATTGAAAGGGATGGGAGACGTTGTTGCAGTTACTGGCGATGGTACAAATGATGCACCTGCTTTGAAACTAGCCGATGTGGGATTCTCAATGGGTATTTCCGGTACAGAAGTCGCTAGAGAGGCCTCTGATATTATTTTGATGACTGATGATTTTTCTGCCATCGTTAATGCTATCAAATGGGGCAGGTGTGTTTCTGTTTCCATAAAAAAGTTTATACAATTTCAATTGATTGTTAATATCACTGCGGTGATTTTaacttttgtttcttctgtcGCATCCAGCGATGAAACATCAGTATTGACGGCGGTGCAACTATTATGGATCAATCTTATTATGGATACTTTAGCAGCCTTAGCTTTAGCTACAGATAAACCTGATCCAAATATCATGGACAGAAAACCGAAAGGTCGCTTGAcatctttgatttctgtTTCAACTTGGAAGATGATTCTATCACAAGCTACATTGCAACTAATAGttacttttattttgcaTTTCTACGGTCcgaatttgttttttgacaagtatgaagatgaaataacGAGtcatcaacagcaacaactaAATGCCATGACGTTCAACACTTTTGTTTGGTTACAGTTCTTTACCATGCTAGTATCCAGAAAACTAGATGAAGGTGATGGCATATCAAACTGGAGAGATAGAATTTCAGCCGCCAATTTAAACTTCTTCCAAGACTTGGGTAGaaactattattttttaacaATAATGGCTATTATTGGGGGATGTCAAGTTATAATAATGTTTTTCGGTGGCGCGCCATTTTCTATTGCCAGACAGACCAAGTCAATGTGGATAACCGCTGTACTTTGCGGTATGTTGTCTTTGGTTATGGGAGTGCTAGTAAGAATGTGCCCTGATGAGGTAGCACTGAAGTTGTTTCCAGATACTTTTGTTCAGAAATTTAAATACATATTTGGGCTTGAATTTCTCAGGAGAAAACATCTTGGAAAAcatgacgatgaagaagcgCTGGTGGATGAAGCCGATACTCCAGAATCCACCGCCTTTTACTGA
- the RPN14 gene encoding Rpn14p (similar to Saccharomyces cerevisiae RPN14 (YGL004C); ancestral locus Anc_4.119), with amino-acid sequence MGKNITVAHIQYDFEAVLEEEEPDNDREFYINIDRNLNEIKEHKMVVLANGRGIDAGEGNKFKKLSSHLYRAQLDGQNFLFNTIKRDCSKTLKGADYTSVDTIKVHMRRFILGTTKGDIKVLDSNFNLETEIHQAHAGEISTIKFFPSGEALISGSQDMRLKIWSVKDGSNPRTLIGHRAKITDIAIIDRGRNVLSASLDGSIRLWECGTATTIHTFNRKENPSDGVNSIVTFMDTDKLSLEIPTFKSTNLEFGTCGKHVIAGHVSGVITVHDVFSKEQTIQLPSKFTSACNSLAIDVNEANYVYAGYENGMLAQWDLTSPECPVDEFFVNEGIPINSLYCVSDTLFVSSGPDTSLKLDIIRDPGTQRPKIASKTPTFFVSNDNEVSQFCLIGRNGSKKDVIEVGKYNFCVLYNLTEP; translated from the coding sequence atgggTAAGAATATTACAGTTGCCCATATCCAGTACGATTTTGAGGCTGTCCTGGAGGAAGAGGAGCCTGATAATGATCGTGAGTTTTATATCAACATTGACAGAAATCTGAATGAAATCAAGGAGCACAAGATGGTAGTATTAGCAAACGGCAGGGGAATAGATGCAGGCGAAGGAAATAAGTTTAAGAAACTTAGTTCCCATTTGTATAGGGCACAGTTGGATGGCCAAaactttttattcaataCTATTAAAAGAGATTGTTCAAAGACGCTCAAGGGTGCGGATTATACTTCTGTAGATACGATTAAAGTTCACATGAGGCGATTCATATTAGGTACTACAAAAGGTGATATCAAAGTGTTGGATTCGAATTTCAACCTAGAAACAGAAATTCATCAGGCTCACGCTGGCGAAATATCAACAATAAAGTTTTTTCCAAGCGGTGAAGCATTGATATCTGGTTCACAGGATATGCGGCTAAAGATTTGGTCGGTAAAGGATGGCTCCAATCCCCGTACATTAATTGGACACAGGGCAAAAATCACAGACATCGCTATAATAGACCGGGGAAGAAATGTACTTTCTGCCTCCCTCGATGGTTCTATTCGCCTATGGGAATGCGGGACAGCAACGACGATTCACACATTCAACAGAAAGGAAAATCCGAGTGATGGTGTAAACAGTATAGTCACCTTTATGGATACAGATAAGCTGTCACTTGAAATCCCTACATTTAAGAGTACTAATTTGGAGTTTGGAACGTGTGGAAAACATGTTATTGCGGGCCATGTTTCTGGCGTTATTACCGTTCACGATGTATTTTCCAAGGAGCAAACTATTCAACTCCCAAGCAAGTTCACATCTGCATGCAATTCATTGGCAATTGACGTGAATGAAGCAAACTATGTTTATGCTGGTTATGAGAATGGAATGTTAGCTCAGTGGGATTTAACATCACCAGAATGCCCAGTTGATGAGTTCTTTGTTAATGAGGGCATTCCAATTAATAGTCTCTACTGCGTGTCTGACACCTTGTTTGTCTCTTCCGGCCCTGATACAAGTCTCAAGCTTGATATCATTAGAGATCCGGGAACCCAACGCCCCAAAATTGCATCGAAGACGCCCAccttttttgtttccaaTGATAATGAGGTTAGCCAGTTTTGTTTAATTGGCCGTAATGgatcaaaaaaagatgtgATTGAAGTTGGAAAATATAACTTCtgtgttttatataatTTAACTGAGccttaa
- the COG7 gene encoding Golgi transport complex subunit COG7 (similar to Saccharomyces cerevisiae COG7 (YGL005C); ancestral locus Anc_4.118) produces MADLAVAEDDDILSMFFDEEFVPHAFVDILLSNALNEDQIQTQSLSSALLTRLDFYTKNLTKELENTIWNLDKLSQALPRTWASSRAREGADEDEISLYPTESVRSSKLEYYLDTLAGAVRALEAGMQNVVKRVNEIDQEDDDNARVRQQLQSLVLIRKRIEKVIYYLEQIKTITNISTGKNNGNTVNVGRDLSINDFRTSLNALENTIDESLTFAIDNEARYETNTNLIKRIESLSELKSLFKGLDKFFAEYAIFSEGIKSRAQSYLSTKDIDEELLS; encoded by the coding sequence ATGGCAGACTTAGCTGTTGCGGAAGATGACGATATCTTGAGCATGTTTTTCGACGAGGAATTTGTTCCTCATGCATTCGTCGATATTCTTCTATCAAATGCTCTTAACGAGGATCAGATCCAAACGCAATCTCTGTCCTCAGCACTATTGACCAGATTGGACTTTTACACAAAAAACCTCACAAAAGAATTGGAGAATACTATATGGAACTTGGATAAATTATCTCAGGCACTGCCAAGGACTTGGGCATCTTCCAGAGCCCGCGAAGGAGCAGACGAGGATGAGATCTCATTATATCCGACCGAATCGGTAAGGTCTTCAAAGCTTGAATACTATTTAGATACCTTGGCAGGTGCCGTGAGAGCACTAGAAGCAGGAATGCAGAATGTGGTAAAAAGGGTAAATGAGATAGatcaagaagatgatgataatgcTCGAGTGAGACAACAACTGCAGAGTTTGGTTCTAATTAGAAagagaattgaaaaggtAATATATTATTTAGAACAAATCAAGACCATTACGAATATTTCCACAGGAAAAAACAACGGGAACACGGTTAACGTGGGGAGAGATCTCTCAATAAATGATTTCAGAACATCGTTGAATGCGCTAGAGAACACAATAGACGAATCGTTAACTTTTGCGATCGACAACGAAGCTAGATATGAAACAAACACGAATTTAATAAAGAGAATTGAATCACTTtctgaattgaaaagtttgTTTAAAGGTCTCGATAAGTTCTTTGCCGAATACgctattttttcagaaggTATAAAATCGAGAGCGCAAAGTTATTTATCGACCAAGGACATTGATGAAGAGTTACTATCGTGA